The Paenarthrobacter aurescens region GCCTGGGACCGGTGCCTTCAGATCGGGGCGCATCATTTCCCCGGGCACGCCCGGGCAGCTGGGCCGCCTGGGTCTCTTCCGGCCAGTGCCATCCCAAAGCCGTGTGGTTCAGCCGACAACCCAGCCGATAGTGGTCAAGAACTCCGATCCGGATGTTCTGTGGGTCAGTTTTGAGGAACTGTGTGACGGGCTGACATCGACGTCTGACTTCCTGGCGCTGGCTGAAACGTTCACGACGTGGGTCATAGACGATGTCCCTTCCCCCACGGAAGGTGATGCTGCATCCGCGCCGGCTTGGCAGCGGTTCAGCAACGTGGTGGATGTGCTCTACGACCAGGACATCACCCTGTTCCTGATCAGCACCGAACCACTGAATTGGGACACAGAGACGAGCCGGAACGTGCTGCCCGTGGATCTCGCCCGCATCGCCAGCCGCCTGTCCATGCTGCTTCCCTCCCCACCGGATGAGAACCTTGAACGCGAAAAGGCCGCCGGAAGCTAAGCTTCCAACGGCCTTTTGAGGCTGGTGGCCCTTGTATTGCTGTTAGATGGCGGTATTGCAGGTAGATGACGGTATTGCAGTTAGATGACGCCGCCGGCAGCGGAGGGAGCGCTGGTGTCGTTTCCACCATCGCCCACAGTTTCGCGGGCTACGTAATTCTCAATATCGAAGAGGTTCTCTGCCCGCTCGGTGATGTTCAGCAATGTGGTCATGGACGCCACTTCCTCAACCTGCTCCTTCAGGAACCACAACATGAACTGCTCACCCAGGGCATCACCCTCAGCACGGGCAACGCGGAACATCTCCTCAATGTTGCGGGTGACTTCCTTCTCCTGCTCCAAGGCGAGCGCAATGGGTTCCTTGGCGTTGGTGAAGTTGTTGCGAACAGGGGCGATGCCCGGAATCTCAACGTGGACGTTGCGGTCCAGCATGTACTGGACCATCATCATGGCGTGGTTGCGCTCCTCGAGCGACTGGCGGTAGAAGTGACGGGCCAGCTGCGGGAGGTCCTCGCCATCAAAGTACACAGCCACTGCAATGTATTGCTGGGAGGCTGCAAACTCATTGGCAACCTGGGCGGACAACAGCTCATTGAAAGTCTTCTTAGCCATGGCTCGATCCTACAGGCGGGGCATGACACTTCCGTTGGTGAGCTTGACCACTCTTCACGGCAGCAGCAGGCCAACCCCCACGCCGGCCGTAGCTGAAAGAACGCTCGCTGCCATTGAACCCAATCCGTTGATGAGGGCCAACCCCGTCCGCCCGCTTTGAATCAACCGGATGGTCTCCAGGCTCGCTGTACTGAAGGTGGTGTAGCCGCCAAGGAAACCCGTCCCCAAGATCAGGAAAACGGACTCCGACGCACGTCCCCTCATTACCGCTCCGGCAAGAACCCCCAGGGCAAAGGAACCGGTGATATTGATCAGGATGGTGCCCCACGGCAGGGCGGTCTTGAAGCGCTGCCGAATCGCGCCGTCCACCACGAAGCGGGCCACTGCGCCGATTCCTCCGGCGAGCGCGAGGAGTATCACCGTCACAGCTGCCCTCCGGTAACGCGCCGGTGCTGCCAGGCCCCCAACCAGATGCCTGCGGTGGCGGCGGCGGCCCCGCCGAACAAGCTCGCAGCCAAATACCCGGCGGCTCCGGGTACGGCACCGGCCATCAAAAGATGGACCGCATCCAAAGCCAAGGTGCTGTACGTTGTGAAAGCTCCCAGGAATCCTGTGCCCAAGGCGAGCCGAAGAACCCGCCGGGTGCCGGCGTCGGGCCCCCTGCGGGAGAGTCCTTCCAGCAGGAGACCCAACGCCAGGGCGCCTGAGAGGTTGATGATCAAAGTCGGCAGAGGCCAGGCACCTGGAGCCGGAATGACCAGCCCGAGGCCGTGGCGGGCCAGCGCTCCAAAAACGCCGCCAGCCGCAACGATCCCAATGAGGTGCCAGCGAAAGTGAAGGGGACGTTTTACCTCAGTAGTCGTCATCGTCGTCCGGGACCCGGGGGTTCACGGGGACAACCAAAACCGGCAGATCCTGCCGATGGGACAGGCGCCGGGCCACGGAACCTGCGGTCATTTCTTTGAGCGCAGCGGTCAGCTTGTGCTCGCGCGTGCCCACAACAATCATGGAGGCACCAATGCTCCCTGCTTCGCGTGCCAGGGCGTGCGCCGGCTCCCCTGCGAGCGGCACGATGCTCCACTCAATCTCGCGGCCGGAAAGCTGTTCGGCAAGGGTTACCTTCAGGGCATCGGGGATCCCTTGAGCGCCATCAACGCCGTCCGGGTCGATCGGCGCAGCCGGCCCTCCGGTTGTTCCATCCACGGGATACACCGTGGCATCGGCATAGGCGCAAACAAGCCGGAGGCCCGCTCCGGCGGCAATCCGGGCCGCCTGCTCCACCACCACCGGCTGCTGCCCGGGCATCACACCCACCAGGATGGGGCCGGACATCTTGCCGGAGGCTTCGGGATGGGGCGCTGGGGTCTCAGTCACAGCGCAATTCTACGACGACCCTGAAAGCTCATTGCGTTCCACGCCCGGGCCACAGACCGTAGAGCAGCGGAACCGCCGATGCGATCATGACCAAGTTGCCCAGCACAAGGTCCTCGGACCGAATCACAGATCCGGCAACCAGCAGTGCTGCGAAAACCACTGCTGCTACTGCTCGGCGGACCAAAACGATGAGCCGGGACATCTGGCGTTCCAAACGACGGTTGGATACCTGGAGTGTTCCGTCTTCGAACCGGGTCACCAGACCGTCAAGCCGCTTCGGCAAGCGCAAAGCGACCGTGGCGGCGTCGAACGCCTGACCCGCCAGGTCAGAGACGAGGTTGCCGCGCTCGTCCCGCAGCAGCTGTGCTGCATAGGGTTCCACCGAATCCCACAGGTTGAAGCGGGCATCCAGCGAGCTGCATACCCCGGATGTCAGTGACATGGCGCGGATGATGAGCAGGAAATTCTCCGGTAACTGGAATGGCAGCGACCTGATGACGTTGCCGAATTCTGCCCCGAAATCGCGGAACTCCCGTGGGTCCACGTCACGAAGTTCTGCGAAACCCATGCCACCAAAGCGTGCGAAGAGTCCCGTCATG contains the following coding sequences:
- a CDS encoding ferritin, which translates into the protein MAKKTFNELLSAQVANEFAASQQYIAVAVYFDGEDLPQLARHFYRQSLEERNHAMMMVQYMLDRNVHVEIPGIAPVRNNFTNAKEPIALALEQEKEVTRNIEEMFRVARAEGDALGEQFMLWFLKEQVEEVASMTTLLNITERAENLFDIENYVARETVGDGGNDTSAPSAAGGVI
- the crcB gene encoding fluoride efflux transporter CrcB; the encoded protein is MTVILLALAGGIGAVARFVVDGAIRQRFKTALPWGTILINITGSFALGVLAGAVMRGRASESVFLILGTGFLGGYTTFSTASLETIRLIQSGRTGLALINGLGSMAASVLSATAGVGVGLLLP
- a CDS encoding CrcB family protein, with protein sequence MTTTEVKRPLHFRWHLIGIVAAGGVFGALARHGLGLVIPAPGAWPLPTLIINLSGALALGLLLEGLSRRGPDAGTRRVLRLALGTGFLGAFTTYSTLALDAVHLLMAGAVPGAAGYLAASLFGGAAAATAGIWLGAWQHRRVTGGQL
- a CDS encoding universal stress protein, with the translated sequence MTETPAPHPEASGKMSGPILVGVMPGQQPVVVEQAARIAAGAGLRLVCAYADATVYPVDGTTGGPAAPIDPDGVDGAQGIPDALKVTLAEQLSGREIEWSIVPLAGEPAHALAREAGSIGASMIVVGTREHKLTAALKEMTAGSVARRLSHRQDLPVLVVPVNPRVPDDDDDY